One genomic segment of Amycolatopsis granulosa includes these proteins:
- a CDS encoding 16S rRNA (uracil(1498)-N(3))-methyltransferase encodes MPATTPPVFLVEALPASDDLVLDGEEARHAATVRRMRAGERLVVSDGRGSAAECVITQVRPGRDPVLELAVARRWAEEAPALRVVVAQALAKGDRGELAVELATEAGADEIVPWRAERSVVRWEEGPRGAKALARWQSTVRAAAKQARRAWVPPVREPVSTKQLAALATRAACALVLEGGAGSRLTDLRLPASGDLLLVVGPEGGITDGELTALTDAGATGVRLGTTVLRTSTAAAVALGALGALTSRWT; translated from the coding sequence ATGCCGGCCACCACCCCGCCGGTCTTCCTCGTCGAGGCGCTGCCCGCATCGGATGATCTGGTGCTGGACGGCGAGGAGGCCCGGCACGCGGCGACCGTGCGGCGCATGCGCGCGGGGGAGCGGCTGGTCGTCTCGGACGGGCGTGGCTCGGCCGCGGAGTGCGTGATCACGCAGGTCCGCCCGGGCCGGGATCCCGTGCTGGAGCTGGCGGTGGCGCGCCGCTGGGCCGAGGAGGCGCCCGCGCTGCGCGTCGTGGTGGCGCAGGCGCTGGCCAAGGGCGACCGCGGCGAGCTGGCGGTCGAACTGGCGACCGAGGCCGGCGCCGACGAGATCGTGCCGTGGCGGGCCGAGCGCAGTGTGGTTCGCTGGGAGGAGGGCCCGCGCGGGGCGAAGGCGCTGGCCCGGTGGCAGAGCACCGTGCGGGCGGCGGCCAAGCAGGCCCGCCGCGCGTGGGTGCCGCCGGTGCGGGAACCGGTGAGCACGAAGCAGCTCGCGGCCCTCGCCACCCGGGCCGCCTGCGCGCTCGTGCTGGAGGGCGGTGCGGGTTCCCGGCTGACCGATCTGCGGCTGCCCGCGTCCGGCGACCTGCTGCTGGTGGTGGGCCCGGAGGGCGGCATCACCGACGGCGAGCTGACCGCCCTGACCGACGCGGGCGCCACGGGAGTCCGGCTGGGCACCACCGTGCTGCGCACCTCGACCGCGGCGGCGGTCGCGCTGGGCGCCCTGGGCGCGCTCACGTCCCGCTGGACCTGA
- the dnaJ gene encoding molecular chaperone DnaJ — protein sequence MARDYYGILGVPKNASDQEIKRAYRKLARELHPDVNPSEDAQHRFGEVTTAYEVLSDPQKRKIVDLGGDPLDNGARGAGAGDPFGGFGGLGDIMDAFFGAATGGGRGRGPRSRVQPGSDALIRISLSLEECATGVDKEITVDTAVLCDQCHGNGTAPGGTVKTCDTCHGQGEIQSVQRSFLGQVVTSRPCPVCRGFGEVITDPCRQCGGDGRVRARRAVTAKIPAGVGDGMRIRLSAQGEVGPGGGPAGDLYIEVDEEPHEVFVREGHDLHCNLRIPMTAAALGATVPLETLVDGEYELTVDPGTQAGTELVLAGMGMPRLRSSGRVDGRGDLHVHVDVTVPTKLDEAQRELLQQLAQLRGEESGVTANGRHQGGLFSKLRAKSHK from the coding sequence GTGGCCAGGGACTACTACGGCATCCTCGGGGTGCCCAAGAACGCGAGTGATCAGGAGATCAAGCGCGCCTACCGCAAGCTCGCCCGCGAGCTGCACCCCGACGTCAACCCGTCCGAGGACGCCCAGCACAGGTTCGGCGAGGTCACCACGGCCTACGAGGTCCTGTCGGATCCGCAGAAGCGCAAGATCGTGGACCTCGGCGGCGACCCGCTGGACAACGGCGCCCGCGGTGCCGGTGCCGGCGACCCGTTCGGCGGCTTCGGTGGTCTCGGCGACATCATGGACGCCTTCTTCGGGGCGGCCACCGGCGGTGGCCGCGGGCGTGGCCCGCGCAGCCGTGTCCAGCCGGGCTCGGACGCGCTGATCCGCATCAGCCTGAGCCTCGAGGAGTGCGCGACCGGGGTCGACAAGGAGATCACGGTCGACACCGCGGTGCTGTGCGACCAGTGCCACGGCAACGGCACCGCGCCCGGTGGCACGGTCAAGACCTGCGACACCTGTCACGGACAGGGCGAGATCCAGTCGGTGCAGCGGTCGTTCCTCGGCCAGGTCGTCACGTCCCGGCCGTGCCCGGTGTGCCGTGGCTTCGGCGAGGTCATCACCGACCCGTGCCGCCAGTGCGGTGGTGACGGCCGCGTGCGTGCCCGGCGCGCCGTGACGGCCAAGATCCCGGCCGGCGTCGGGGACGGGATGCGGATCCGGCTGTCCGCGCAGGGCGAGGTCGGTCCCGGCGGCGGCCCGGCCGGCGACCTCTACATCGAGGTCGACGAGGAACCGCACGAGGTGTTCGTCCGCGAGGGTCACGACCTGCACTGCAACCTGCGCATCCCGATGACCGCGGCCGCGCTCGGCGCCACCGTGCCGCTGGAGACACTGGTCGACGGCGAGTACGAGCTGACCGTCGACCCCGGCACGCAGGCGGGCACCGAACTGGTGCTGGCCGGGATGGGCATGCCGCGGTTGCGGTCGTCCGGGCGTGTCGACGGGCGGGGTGACCTGCACGTCCACGTGGACGTCACGGTGCCCACGAAGCTGGACGAGGCCCAGCGGGAGCTGCTGCAGCAGCTGGCTCAGCTGCGCGGCGAGGAGTCCGGTGTGACGGCGAACGGGCGGCACCAGGGCGGGCTGTTCTCGAAGCTGCGTGCCAAGAGCCACAAGTAA
- the hrcA gene encoding heat-inducible transcriptional repressor HrcA, with the protein MPSSEERRFEVLRAIVADYVSTHEPVGSKALVDRHSLGVSSATVRNDMAVLEEEGYITQPHTSAGRIPTDKGYRLFVDKLSEVKPLSTAERRAITSFLDGALDLDDVLRRSVRLLAQLTRQVAVIQYPTMSNSTLRHLEVVPLTPARLMLVIITDAGRVDQRTVDLGDVMTAENVARIRDMLNSALAGRRLTDAASRVTELPDQAPAELRDALVRICTTLVEHLVEHPEERLVLGGTANLTRSVADFPGSLRQVLEALEEQVVVLKLLAAARNPGAVTVRIGEENEDEQMRSTSVVSIGYGRNDMLLGGMGVVGPTRMDYPGTIAAVRAVANYVGQILAGG; encoded by the coding sequence GTGCCCAGCTCGGAGGAGCGTCGCTTCGAGGTCCTGCGCGCCATCGTCGCGGACTACGTGTCGACCCACGAACCGGTCGGCTCCAAGGCCCTCGTGGACCGGCACAGTCTCGGCGTGTCCAGCGCGACGGTGCGCAACGACATGGCCGTGCTGGAGGAGGAGGGGTACATCACCCAGCCGCACACCAGCGCGGGCCGCATCCCGACGGACAAGGGGTACCGGCTCTTCGTCGACAAGTTGTCCGAGGTCAAACCACTGAGCACGGCGGAGCGGCGGGCCATCACCAGTTTCCTGGACGGGGCGCTCGACCTGGACGACGTACTGCGCCGCTCGGTGCGGCTGCTCGCCCAGCTGACCCGCCAGGTCGCGGTCATCCAGTACCCGACGATGTCGAACTCCACGCTGCGGCACCTGGAAGTGGTTCCGCTCACACCGGCGCGCCTGATGCTGGTGATCATCACCGACGCCGGCCGGGTCGACCAGCGCACCGTCGACCTCGGCGACGTGATGACAGCGGAGAACGTCGCCCGCATCCGCGACATGCTCAACTCCGCGCTGGCCGGCCGCCGTCTCACCGACGCCGCCTCCCGGGTCACCGAGCTGCCCGACCAGGCGCCGGCCGAGCTGCGCGACGCGCTCGTGCGGATCTGCACGACGCTGGTCGAGCACCTGGTCGAGCACCCGGAGGAACGCCTGGTCCTGGGCGGCACCGCGAACCTCACCCGCAGCGTCGCGGACTTCCCCGGATCGCTGCGCCAGGTGCTGGAGGCGCTGGAGGAGCAGGTCGTGGTGCTCAAGCTGCTCGCCGCGGCGCGCAACCCCGGTGCGGTCACCGTTCGCATCGGTGAAGAGAATGAGGACGAGCAGATGCGCAGCACCTCGGTGGTGTCGATCGGCTACGGCCGCAACGACATGCTGCTGGGCGGCATGGGGGTGGTCGGCCCGACCCGGATGGACTACCCCGGCACGATCGCCGCGGTGCGCGCGGTGGCCAACTACGTGGGGCAGATCCTGGCCGGCGGCTAG
- a CDS encoding CoA-acylating methylmalonate-semialdehyde dehydrogenase, with translation MTQRISHWIDGKTWAGVPERTGEVFDPATGEVRARVDFAGDGQVDEAVAAAARAFPGWRDTSLAARSRVLFRFRDLLAQRKDELVAIITAEHGKVLSDAAGEIARAIENVEYACGAPQMLKGGFSENASTNVDVYSIAQPLGVVGVISPFNFPAMVPLWFVPNALACGNTVVLKPSEKDPSASLFIAELFAEAGLPDGALNVLHGDKVAVDGLLAHPVVKAISFVGSTPVARYVYETGTAHGKRVQALGGAKNHMVVLPDADLDLAADAAVSAGFGSAGERCMAVSVVVAVDPVGDELVDKIAARMGGLRVGDGRSPDSEMGPLVTAAHRDRVRSYVEDGVSAGASLVVDGRSLAVDGGGFWLGPTLFDHVRADMSIYTDEIFGPVLSVVRAAGYDDALALVNASPYGNGTALFTNDGRAARRFQNEVEVGMVGLNVPIPVPVGYYSFGGWKDSLFGDSHAYGPEGFHFFTRTKVVTSRWPDPSQGGVNLGFPRNS, from the coding sequence ATGACACAGCGGATCAGCCACTGGATCGACGGCAAGACGTGGGCCGGGGTGCCGGAGCGGACCGGGGAGGTGTTCGACCCCGCCACCGGCGAGGTCCGCGCCCGCGTGGACTTCGCCGGTGACGGGCAGGTGGACGAGGCCGTCGCGGCGGCCGCACGCGCGTTCCCCGGCTGGCGGGACACCTCCCTCGCGGCGCGGTCGCGGGTGCTGTTCCGCTTCCGCGACCTGCTGGCCCAGCGCAAGGACGAGCTGGTCGCGATCATCACCGCCGAGCACGGCAAGGTGCTCTCCGACGCGGCGGGCGAAATCGCCCGCGCCATCGAGAACGTCGAGTACGCCTGCGGCGCGCCGCAGATGCTCAAGGGCGGGTTCTCCGAGAACGCCTCCACCAACGTGGACGTGTACTCGATCGCCCAGCCGCTGGGCGTGGTCGGCGTGATCTCGCCGTTCAACTTCCCCGCCATGGTGCCGCTGTGGTTCGTGCCCAACGCGCTCGCCTGCGGCAACACGGTCGTGCTCAAGCCGAGCGAGAAGGACCCGTCGGCGTCGCTGTTCATCGCCGAGCTGTTCGCCGAGGCCGGGCTGCCCGACGGCGCGCTGAACGTGCTGCACGGGGACAAGGTCGCGGTCGACGGGTTGCTCGCGCACCCGGTGGTCAAGGCGATCTCGTTCGTCGGGTCGACGCCCGTCGCGCGGTACGTGTACGAGACGGGCACGGCGCACGGCAAGCGGGTGCAGGCGCTCGGCGGGGCGAAGAACCACATGGTCGTGCTGCCGGACGCCGACCTCGACCTGGCCGCCGACGCGGCGGTGTCCGCCGGGTTCGGGTCGGCGGGGGAGCGGTGCATGGCGGTGTCCGTGGTGGTCGCCGTCGACCCGGTCGGCGACGAGCTGGTGGACAAGATCGCCGCCCGGATGGGCGGCCTCCGGGTCGGCGACGGGCGCTCCCCGGACTCGGAGATGGGTCCGCTGGTCACCGCGGCCCACCGGGACCGCGTGCGGTCCTATGTGGAGGACGGCGTGTCCGCAGGGGCGTCGCTGGTGGTGGACGGCCGGTCGCTGGCGGTGGACGGCGGCGGGTTCTGGCTCGGGCCGACGCTGTTCGACCACGTCCGCGCCGACATGTCGATCTACACCGACGAGATCTTCGGCCCGGTGCTGTCGGTGGTCCGGGCGGCCGGCTACGACGACGCGCTCGCGCTGGTGAACGCGAGCCCCTACGGCAACGGCACGGCCCTGTTCACCAACGACGGCCGGGCGGCCCGGCGGTTCCAGAACGAGGTCGAGGTCGGGATGGTCGGGCTCAACGTGCCCATCCCGGTGCCCGTCGGGTACTACTCGTTCGGCGGCTGGAAGGACTCGCTGTTCGGCGACAGCCACGCCTACGGGCCGGAGGGCTTCCACTTCTTCACCCGGACCAAGGTCGTCACCTCGCGCTGGCCCGACCCCTCCCAGGGCGGGGTCAACCTGGGCTTCCCGCGCAACTCCTGA
- a CDS encoding aspartate aminotransferase family protein has protein sequence MSESELLARHRAVLPNWLALYYDEPIEIVRAQGRRVTDSAGTTYLDFFAGILTNAIGYDIAEISDAIRAQVDSGVLHTSTLYLIRKQVELAEQIAELSGIPGAKVFFTNSGTEANETALMLATQYRRSNQVLALRNSYHGRAFATVGITGNRGWSASSLSPVKVSYVHGGYRYRDAFRGLSDADYVKACTDDLRDVLETTTSGDVAALIAEPIQGVGGFNVPPDGLFAAFQEVLGEYGILLISDEVQTGWGRTGEHFWGIQAHGVTPDAMTFAKGLGNGLAIGGVVARGELMDSITANSISTFGGNPVSTAGAKATLDYLLSHDLQGNAAKQGARLLTGLRDIAEHHDVVGDVRGKGLMIGVELVGPGGEPSPDAARRVLEETRARGLLVGKGGLHGNVIRLAPPMTLTDDETGEALEILRASVAAAQEARA, from the coding sequence ATGAGCGAATCGGAGCTGCTGGCCCGGCACCGGGCGGTCCTGCCGAACTGGCTGGCCCTCTACTACGACGAACCGATCGAGATCGTGCGGGCGCAGGGGAGACGGGTCACCGATTCCGCCGGCACCACCTACCTGGACTTCTTCGCCGGCATCCTCACCAACGCCATCGGCTACGACATCGCCGAGATCTCCGACGCGATCCGCGCCCAGGTCGACTCCGGGGTGCTGCACACCTCGACGCTGTACCTGATCCGCAAGCAGGTCGAGCTGGCCGAGCAGATCGCCGAGCTGTCCGGGATCCCCGGCGCCAAGGTGTTCTTCACCAACTCCGGCACCGAGGCCAACGAGACCGCGCTGATGCTCGCGACCCAGTACCGCCGGTCCAACCAGGTGCTCGCGCTGCGCAACAGCTACCACGGCCGGGCGTTCGCCACCGTCGGCATCACCGGCAACCGCGGCTGGTCGGCCAGCTCGCTGTCCCCGGTCAAGGTCAGCTACGTCCACGGCGGCTACCGCTACCGGGACGCGTTCCGGGGCCTGTCGGACGCGGACTACGTCAAGGCGTGCACCGACGACCTCCGCGACGTCCTGGAGACGACCACCTCCGGGGACGTCGCCGCGCTGATCGCCGAGCCGATCCAGGGCGTCGGCGGGTTCAACGTCCCGCCGGACGGGTTGTTCGCCGCGTTCCAGGAGGTCCTCGGCGAGTACGGGATCCTGCTGATCTCGGACGAGGTGCAGACCGGCTGGGGCCGCACCGGCGAGCACTTCTGGGGCATCCAGGCACACGGCGTGACGCCGGACGCGATGACGTTCGCCAAGGGCCTGGGCAACGGCCTGGCGATCGGGGGTGTGGTGGCGCGCGGTGAGCTGATGGACTCGATCACGGCCAACTCGATCTCGACCTTCGGCGGCAACCCGGTGTCCACCGCGGGCGCCAAGGCGACGCTGGACTACCTGCTCAGCCACGACCTGCAGGGCAACGCGGCGAAGCAGGGCGCCCGGCTGCTGACCGGGCTGCGCGACATCGCCGAGCACCACGACGTCGTCGGCGACGTGCGCGGCAAGGGCCTGATGATCGGTGTCGAACTGGTCGGGCCCGGCGGCGAGCCCAGCCCGGACGCCGCGCGGCGGGTGCTGGAGGAGACGCGCGCCCGCGGGCTGCTGGTCGGCAAGGGCGGGCTGCACGGCAACGTCATCCGGCTCGCGCCGCCGATGACTCTCACGGACGACGAGACCGGTGAGGCGCTGGAGATCCTGCGCGCATCGGTCGCCGCGGCACAGGAGGCCCGGGCATGA